ATACCGAACTGAGCTTTCAACCAAAGGGGATTGATAGCCCGGCAGAGTTTCCCAATCTGGCTGAGGCACTCGTCAATCGCGGGTACAGTGCCGAGGATATCACCAAACTTTTGGGTGGAAATTGGATGAATCTGTTCGAGCGGGTGTGGAATGTTTGAAGTAGCATAAGATCGAGGGTTTTTCGATTCTAATAACAGGAGAAGGACATGATCGACAATATCCACAAAATTGCCCTGGTCAGCGACGATATCGAAGGCGCCGTGCGATTTTATACCCGGACTCTGGGCCTGGTGGAAATTGAGCGCTTTCACAACGAGGATGACGAGGATTTCGTCTTTTTGCAGGCCGGAGATATCATTCTGGAACTGATGCCCCAAAAGACCATGGACGCAGAAGTGGGCTTTCACCACATATCCTTTAAGGTCGATAGCGTTGACGACAGCGCCCGGGAACTCGAGGACAAGGGCGTGGATATTGCCGTGGAGCCTTTCGACGCCGAAGGAGCCGACATCCGGCTGAGTTTTTTCAAGGGGCCGAATGATGTGCTCCTGCA
This window of the Gemmatimonadota bacterium genome carries:
- a CDS encoding VOC family protein, with translation MIDNIHKIALVSDDIEGAVRFYTRTLGLVEIERFHNEDDEDFVFLQAGDIILELMPQKTMDAEVGFHHISFKVDSVDDSARELEDKGVDIAVEPFDAEGADIRLSFFKGPNDVLLQLFRRESDHI